The Desulfatibacillum aliphaticivorans DSM 15576 genome segment GCCATCGAGGTCCGCCAGGGCCAGGTCCGCGCCCTGGATGGTCCAGGCGCCGCTGGGGATGGTTTTTTTTGCGCTCCATGACGAGGGATAGCCCTGGGCGTTCAGGTCCCACCCGATCTGGTAGGACAGGGAATCCTCAGCATCCGCGGCGTCCACGCCCATGAACACCAGGTCCGGAGCGCCGTTCCGGTTGATGTCGGCCAGGGCCAGGCCCCCGCCCATGCTGGCAGTGTCGCTGGAGTAGTAAGAGGGGGCGGAGAAGGGATTGCCCGGGGCCACCATGCCTTGGTCGGTCTTTCCCGTGACCATCCAGATAAGCCGGGCGTTCAGGTCGATGTCCCGGGCAGAGCCCGTGGCGGGATAGAAAATCCGCCCGTTAAATGCCGAGGGCGAACCAAAATGGTCCGTGGTATAGAGGGGAATGTAGGCCTTTCCATCCACCACGTAGATTCCGTATTTGTCCAGGTCCCCGGTGGAGGGCAGATGGTTGGCAGTCACCTCCAGGGCCGGGGTGATGCACACGTCCTCCTTGGTGTTGTCCCGGTCCTGCATGGTGCCCTTGTCGTCCCCGTCTTCCCAGTCAAAATACTGAAAGGGCAGGCGCAGCCTGTCCGGGTCCCTGGGGCGCACCTGAATATTGATATAGGTGGGCTTCCCGGTGGAGTGGATCCTGAAATGATATTCCGGCTTGGCAATGGTGCAGGCAAAGGGGGAAAGGTCCAGGGGGTCGTACACCCCGTCGTTGTCGTTGTCCCCGTCCCACGCATTGGGGATGCCGTCGCCGTCCGTGTCCAGGCCGCCTCCGCCATGGACTTCCAGATAGTCGGAAAGCCCGTCGGCATTGGAATCCGGCTTCAAGGGATTCAACCCATTTTCTGCCTCATAATAGTCGGTGAGGCGGTCGAAATCCGAATCGCTCGACTCCGGATCGGTCCCCAGCATCTTCTCCAGCCTGTCCGGCAGGCCGTCTCCATCCGTGTCCGCAGTTTCCGGACAGGCGGCCAACAGTTTGGAGAAGTCCATAACATAGGGCTTTTGAAAAACAAAATACAGGGATTCCTTTTGGGGGACATACTGCAGTTCGGCCAAGGCCCATTGGGGAAAAATTCCCATGGACGCGAATACGGCAACCAAGGTTGCCGCAGTCCAGCTGAAGACGCAAGAACGCCTGCTCTGCATTATCATGGCGGTTTCCTTTCAGGTCGCCTGATGAACGGGGGCCCGACTCTCAAGAAACTGAAAATTTGGGCGATGTGAATAGGAAGTGTTTGATTATCCTGATGCGAGAAGCGAAAGTCAAGGACGGTTTTGCAAGGGGGGGGGCAAAAGGCCGGTCCTATAGAAAAAGCCCGCTCTAATTGCATGATAAAATCAATATTGGATGGTGGTATTCCATATTGGAAGGCGCCCAGCCGGGCATGACATGGGTGAACAAAGTTTATCCGGCCCCTCCCCGGCCAGGGAAAAGGAATGACCATCACCCCCAAGGCGCTTCGCCTGCGGCGGCGCCCTATCCGGAAACCTGATTAACGCCGGCGTGGCGGCTGCGGTACATGAGCTCGTCGGCGCGGGCCAGAAGGGTTTCCACGGTGTCGTTGGGTTGGGCGATGACGCCTCCGATGGAATTGGTCACGCTTACGGCCTTGCCCCGGTCCAGAGGATCCAGATGAACCTTGGTGTTGGCGGTCAGCCTTTCCACTTTTTGGGCCACCCTGGCCAGGGTCTGCTTGTCCACGTTGGCCAGGATGATGAGGAATTCGTCGTCCCCCCACCGGGAGATGAAGTCCGAGGTGCGCAGATTGCCTTCCAGGGTCCTTGCGATGGCTTTCAAAACCTGGTCCCCCACGGGCCTGCCGTACAGGGTGTTCACCTGCTTCAGGTCGTTCACATCGCAAAACAGGATGCCGAAGGGCCAGCCGTAGCGGGAAAACTCATTCAACTTGGCGGCCAGACGGATCTCGGCCATTTTCCGGTTGGCCAGGTTGGTCAGGGAGTCCACCAGAGAGAGGCGGCGCAGCTTGTCGGCCTTATCTTTCTCGCACATGAGCGGGGTGGTGTCGTGAAAGACTTCCACGGCGCCCACAATGGCCCCGCTCCGGTCCCTGAAGGGAATGAACCGGGCCACCGCCGGAACCAGGTGGCCGTCCTTGTGGTGATAGGACACGGCCACTTCCCGGGCCTTGCCGTCCTGCATGGTCTTTTGGGCGGGGCACGATCCGGTCCCGCACAGGTTATGCCCCCAGCGGTCCACGTGCATGATGATGTTGTCGGAGCAGGTCTTGCCGGTCACTTCCTCGGCCCGGTATCCGGTGAGCTTCTCCGCCCCGGAATTCCAGTAGGTGATGACGCGATCGGGGGTTACGAAATAAACCCCTTCCAGCATTTTATCCAGCAGGCTTTTGTAGAAATCAACGGTGTCGGTCAGGTCGGCTTTTTTGAACAGGTGCATGAAAAGAACTCTCCCCCCAGAGGTTTGGGAGCATCCTACCCTTTTTGCTGGAGTTTTACAAGGAAAAGAAAGGAGGACGCCCTTAATTTCAACTACTGTTCAATTTATTCTAAAAAGCCGCCGCCCTTTCTTAGGATGACTGATTTTTCCAGGGGGCGGATGATTTGGGTAGGGGCGTTTTTCATATTTCACTTATTATACTTATTTTAGAATTTATAATATTATAATTATGCCCCTTAGAAATATATTTATTTATAATTATGAATAATTAATAGTAATTATAGATAAATTGCAGGGAAATTTTATGTGGGAAGGCCCAAAAAAATTTCTTGACTTAAATAAAAAAACTATAATAAATGTAAATTAACGAGCCTGCACTACCACAAGGAGGCCGACCATGGAAGACATACTCACGGTTTTCAAAGCCA includes the following:
- a CDS encoding sensor domain-containing diguanylate cyclase — translated: MHLFKKADLTDTVDFYKSLLDKMLEGVYFVTPDRVITYWNSGAEKLTGYRAEEVTGKTCSDNIIMHVDRWGHNLCGTGSCPAQKTMQDGKAREVAVSYHHKDGHLVPAVARFIPFRDRSGAIVGAVEVFHDTTPLMCEKDKADKLRRLSLVDSLTNLANRKMAEIRLAAKLNEFSRYGWPFGILFCDVNDLKQVNTLYGRPVGDQVLKAIARTLEGNLRTSDFISRWGDDEFLIILANVDKQTLARVAQKVERLTANTKVHLDPLDRGKAVSVTNSIGGVIAQPNDTVETLLARADELMYRSRHAGVNQVSG